Proteins encoded within one genomic window of Mya arenaria isolate MELC-2E11 chromosome 13, ASM2691426v1:
- the LOC128212824 gene encoding collagen alpha-5(VI) chain-like, which translates to MCAGGWKGDNCETIDCSYPGHCSNNGTCKPNTYLTDFRCDCPYGGAGKQCQNTDVCSPFKEADVVFLLDTSASENSTNVFRQKSFMLKMITNVTNSTTNLSNHQFSLVTFASRPKTIFYLNTYHNQQLMVDAIENVSTAMTFGGSTYLERALDLVQSEIFTKRHGARDGVGRYVFILSDGLWSRPVDVMAKANFLKSKAQIYGIATGSQIKHSQLLDISTFDNVYPIGSPDVVHMIAKEIVFGCKGCSRRGTDVLLAFDLLWDNAYKEFETALDAGKLIINGLSLYPNGSDVSITTYGNDFKTIVSFNENKPKQALMQILNSKIKQEKTVSAMDESAFINNIETSFRSIVRPRRKFFILFTQGSTMNTCLGLFQRFAKKFDVTVVTIGVGWRTNIKNLLEISSDPAYTYVLGDEMGADETVLYSLFSSLEYDQCPL; encoded by the exons ATGTGTGCAGGAGGATGGAAAGGAGACAATTGTGAAACCATTG ATTGTTCATACCCTggtcattgttcaaataatggaaCGTGCAAACCAAACACGTACCTTACAGACTTCCGGTGCGACTGCCCTTATGGAGGAGCAGGAAAACAGTGTCAAAACACag ATGTCTGTTCTCCGTTCAAAGAAGCAGACGTGGTTTTCTTGTTGGATACGTCAGCAAGTGAGAACAGTACCAACGTCTTTAGACAGAAGTCGTTCatgttgaaaatgataacaaatgttACAAATTCTACGACAAATTTGAGCAACCACCAGTTTTCTCTCGTAACATTTGCTTCTAGACCTAAaacgattttttatttaaacacttaCCACAACCAACAGTTAATGGTTGATGCAATTGAGAATGTTTCCACTGCAATGACATTCGGAGGATCTACCTATTTGGAACGAGCTCTCGACTTGGTCCAGTCCGAGATATTTACAAAACGCCACGGAGCAAGAGACGGTGTCGGCCGTTACGTGTTTATTTTGTCGGATGGGCTTTGGTCTAGGCCAGTCGATGTAATGGCTAAAGCCAATTTCCTCAAATCAAAAGCCCAGATATATGGTATAGCGACTGGatcacaaataaaacattcccaactgctagatatatcaacttttgacaatgtttatcCAATTGGATCACCAGACGTAGTACACATGATTGCAAAAGAAATAGTGTTTGGATGCAAAG GTTGCTCAAGACGGGGTACAGATGTTTTGCTTGCTTTCGACTTGCTGTGGGACAATGCTTACAAAGAATTTGAAACGGCACTGGATGCAGGAAAGTTGATCATTAACGGTCTGAGTCTGTATCCAAATGGCTCTGACGTATCTATTACGACGTATGGAAACgactttaaaacaattgtttcattCAACGAAAATAAGCCAAAGCAGGCACTGATGCAAATCCTTAACAGCAAAATAAAGCAAGAAAAGACAGTGTCTGCTATGGATGAATCTGCATTCATTAATAATATAGAAACCAGCTTCCGCAGTATCGTTAGACCAAGAAGGAagttttttattcttttcacACAAGGCAGCACTATGAACACTTGTTTAGGTCTCTTTCAGAGATTTGCGAAGAAATTTGATGTAACCGTTGTCACCATAGGAGTAGGTTGGAGAACGAACATTAAGAATCTGTTGGAAATATCCTCTGACCCAGCATACACGTATGTACTGGGAGATGAAATGGGTGCAGACGAAACAGTGCTATattctttgttttcttctttaGAATATGATCAATGTCCTTTGTAG